In Kryptolebias marmoratus isolate JLee-2015 linkage group LG22, ASM164957v2, whole genome shotgun sequence, a single window of DNA contains:
- the trmt2b gene encoding tRNA (uracil(54)-C(5))-methyltransferase homolog-B isoform X2 encodes MTLVATRCRSVTSVKQNILFPLRRPCLLFSAPSSSVSADRAPSKNRWRRKSPRKPPWDDGGVSWEERLADQVTPLWRLSYEQQLQVKLQHQDRIMSQLSLRLSEDFLSPSSSSSSSSSPNAGKPSFPVLPVLPSPVRDGYRNKSTFSVNKGVDGNPKTVGFYIGTGREGSIVCVNADHLLNMPEKHKLVARCYQDFIRRSPLDPCLLFHTGGHWREVTVRTNARGHTMVMVYFHPQTLSPDEVAVHKAELVEYFTQGPGSVCEVDSLFFQESCMTRCTHEESPYQLLHGQPYIYEEVLGFKFRISADAFFQVNQAAAEVLYGTVRDLCLPNTERGEGRAQSGGTLLDVCCGTGAIGIALSPRVDRIIGIELIEQAVRDAVHNAALNDVSNCEFIPGKAEAVLPGLMSRLSSAGGGLTAVVNPSRAGLHHKVVRALRNQAAIRRLVYVSCKPDGEAMRNFRELCCAPDPQKKLTGDAFSPTLAVPVDMFPHTSHCELVLLFER; translated from the exons ATGACTCTGGTGGCGACACGCTGCAGGTCGGTCACATCTGTCAAACAGAACATCCTGTTTCCCCTGAGGAGACCCTGCCTGCTGTTTTCAGCTCCCAGCTCCAGTGTTTCAGCCGACAGAGCCCCGTCCAAGAACCGCTGGAGGAGGAAAAGTCCGAGGAAGCCTCCCTGGGATGATGGGGGTGTTTCCTGGGAGGAGAGGCTGGCTGACCAGGTCACCCCTCTGTGGAGGCTGAGCTACGAGCAGCAACTCCAAGTCAAGCTACAGCATCAGGACAGGATCATGTCTCAGCTTTCACTGCGTCTTTCAGAGGACTTCCtgtcaccatcatcatcatcatcatcatcatcatcacccaATGCAGGTAAACCCAGCTTCCCTGTCCTGCCTGTTCTCCCATCCCCTGTCAGAGATGGCTACCgcaataaatccacattttcagTCAACAAAGGAGTGGATGGCAACCCAAAGACAGTTGGGTTTTATATTGGGACTGGCAGGGAGGGAAGCATTGTGTGCGTCAACGCAGACCACCTGCTTAACATGCCAGAGAAGCACAAGCTGGTGGCCAGATGCTACCAGGACTTCATCCGCCGCTCCCCACTGGACCCCTGTCTGCTTTTCCACACCGGGGGCCACTGGAGAGAGGTCACGGTGAGGACCAACGCCCGGGGCCACACCATGGTGATGGTGTACTTTCACCCGCAGACACTAAGCCCCGATGAGGTGGCTGTCCATAAGGCCGAGCTGGTGGAGTATTTCACACAGGGGCCCGGCTCTGTGTGCGAAGTGGACTCGTTGTTCTTCCAGGAAAGCTGCATGACTCGCTGCACGCACGAGGAATCCCCCTACCAGCTCCTGCACGGCCAGCCTTACATATATGAGGAG GTGCTCGGCTTCAAGTTCCGCATCTCCGCCGATGCATTTTTCCAGGTGAACCAGGCGGCGGCCGAGGTGCTGTACGGCACAGTGAGGGACCTCTGCCTGCCGAACACTGAGCGAGGAGAAGGGCGGGCGCAAAGTGGAGGCACTCTTCTGGACGTGTGCTGCGGCACGGGCGCCATCGGCATCGCTTTGTCCCCCAGAGTGGACCGGATTATCGGCATTGAGCTCATAGAGCAGGCAGTGAGGGATGCCGTCCACAACGCGGCTCTCAACGACGTGTCGAACTGCGAGTTTATCCCCGGTAAGGCGGAGGCGGTGCTTCCTGGGCTAATGTCTCGGTTGAGTTCCGCAGGTGGAGGCCTCACGGCTGTGGTCAACCCGTCTCGAGCCGGCCTCCACCACAAAGTGGTCAGAGCGCTGCGGAACCAGGCCGCCATCCGCAGGCTGGTCTACGTTTCCTGTAAACCCGACGGGGAGGCTATGAGGAACTTCAGGGAGCTCTGTTGTGCTCCCGACCCACAGAAAAAGCTCACAGGAGACGCCTTTTCTCCCACTCTGGCTGTGCCTGTGGACATGTTCCCACATACTTCTCACTGTGAGCTGGTGCTTCTTTTTGAGAGGTAG
- the LOC108245763 gene encoding polyribonucleotide nucleotidyltransferase 1, mitochondrial, which produces MKHLLRLGRPVFRLHARLCHQSVYSRNTNPRSVGVDLGEKKLEISSGRLARFADGSAVVQLGDTSVMVTAVSKTKPSQAQFMPLVVDYRQKAAAAGRIPTNHLRRELGTTDNEILTSRLIDRSIRPLFPAGYFYDTQILCNLLAVDGVNDPDVLAINAASAALALSDIPWDGPIGAVRVGMVNGEMLVNPTRAEMASSSLNLIVSGAPCSQVVMIEASAENVLQQDFCHAVKVGIKHTQQIIQAIQRLVREQKVTKRTPAKMFLVPNEMVEHVRKLTAEKIYAVFTDYTHDKISRDEAINKIRLETEEDLKNNFPQAEPFEIIDSFNAVTKEVFRNLVLTEYKRCDGREMTALRNISCDVDLFKPLHGSALFQRGQTQVLCSVTFDSLESSIKTDIITTALSGIKDKNFMLHYEFPPYATNETGRMGGSNRRELGHGALAEKALRPVVPKEFPFTIRVTAEVLESNGSSSMASACGGSLALMDAGVPISSAVAGVAIGLISKANSENPSEMEDYRLLTDILGIEDYLGDMDFKLAGTNKGITALQADVKIPGLPLKVVMEAIQQATVAKREILGIMNKCIAKPRESKKENGPVVENVRVPVSRRARFVGPGGYNLRKLQAQTGVTISQVDEETFSVFAPTPGAMNEAQDFIKEICKDDQEQQLEFGAVYTATITEIRDIGVMVKLYPNMSPVLLHNSQLDHKRIQHPTALGLEVGQEIQVKYFGRDPTDGRMRLSRKVLLSPAATLVKTLSDKLSISMGSDHNRKTGTES; this is translated from the exons atgaagcatttaCTCCGACTGGGCCGCCCGGTTTTCCGCCTCCACGCGCGTTTGTGTCACCAGAGTGTTTACAGCAGAAACACGAACCCGCGGAGCGTGGGAGTGGACCTTGGAGAGAA gaaACTTGAAATCTCTTCGGGGAGGCTTGCCAGATTTGCTGATGGATCTGCTGTTGTTCAG TTGGGAGACACCTCAGTGATGGTGACGGCCGTGAGCAAGACTAAACCTTCTCAGGCTCAGTTCATGCCACTCGTG GTGGACTACAGAcagaaagcagctgctgcaggtcgAATCCCCACCAACCATCTGAGACGAGAGCTGGGCACCACCGATAACGAGATCCTCACCAGCAGACTCATTG ATCGGTCGATTAGGCCCCTTTTCCCTGCTGGTTACTTTTATGACACTCAG ATCCTTTGCAACCTGCTTGCAGTTGATGGTGTCAATGATCCAGATGTGCTCGCCATTAACGCAG CCTCTGCTGCTCTGGCCCTATCCGACATCCCCTGGGATGGCCCCATAG gcGCTGTGCGAGTCGGCATGGTTAATGGAGAGATGCTGGTCAATCCAACAAGGGCAGAGATGGCTTCCAGCAGTCTAAACCTGATTGTGTCTGGAGCTCCCTGCAGTCAAGTGG TGATGATTGAGGCGTCTGCCGAGAACGTGCTGCAGCAGGACTTCTGCCACGCGGTGAAAGTGGGAATCAAACACACCCAGCAGATCATACAGGCCATCCAGCGGCTGGTACGGGAGCAGAAAGTCACCAAGCGCACGCCGGCCAAGATGTTCTTAGTCCCAAATGAAATGGTGGAGCACGTTCGGAA attAACAGCTGAGAAGATTTATGCTGTTTTCACAGATTACACACATGATAAG ATTTCAAGAGATGAAGCGATCAACAAAATCCGACTAGAAACTGAAGAGGACCTAAAAA atAATTTCCCTCAGGCTGAGCCCTTTGAAATCATTGACTCGTTCAACGCTGTGACCAAAGAAGTCTTCCGTAACTTAGTGCTTACCGAGTACAAGAG ATGTGATGGGAGAGAAATGACGGCGTTAAGGAACATTTCCTGCGACGTTGACCTCTTTAAGCCGCTCCACGGCTCAGCTCTGTTCCAGAGAGGACAAACGCAG GTGTTGTGCAGTGTCACGTTTGACTCCCTGGAGTCCAGCATCAAAACGGATATTATCACCACAGCTCTCAG TggcattaaagacaaaaacttcATGCTTCATTATGAG TTTCCTCCATATGCAACCAATGAGACCGGAAGGATGGGAGGCTCCAACAGGAGGGAGCTGGGACACG gcgCTCTGGCTGAAAAGGCTCTGAGGCCGGTCGTCCCCAAAGAGTTCCCCTTTACCATCAGGGTCACGGCTGAGGTGCTGGAGTCAAACG GATCCTCCTCAATGGCGTCTGCTTGTGGAGGCAGCCTTGCTCTTATGGATGCAG GCGTACCCATCTCTTCAGCTGTGGCAGGTGTCGCCATCGGTCTTATCTCAAAAGCTAATTCAGAAAATCCCTCTGAGATGGAGGACTACAGATTACTAACAGATATTCTG GGAATAGAGGATTATCTCGGAGACATGGACTTCAAATTAGCAGGAACAAACAAGGGGATCACTGCTTTACAG GCTGATGTGAAGATTCCAGGTTTACCTCTCAAAGTGGTCATGGAGGCCATCCAGCAGGCCACAG TGGCAAAGAGGGAGATCTTGGGCATTATGAACAAATGTATAGCAAAGCCCAGAGAGAGCAAAAAAGAGAACGGACCGGTTGTTG AAAATGTCCGGGTTCCTGTTTCCAGAAGAGCTCGCTTTGTAGGTCCGGGAGGATATAACCTCCGGAAGCTCCAGGCTCAGACAG GTGTTACGATAAGTCAGGTGGACGAGGAGACGTTTTCTGTGTTCGCTCCGACGCCGGGCGCGATGAACGAAGCTCAGGACTTCATCAAAGAGATCTGCAAGGATGAT caagagcagcagctggagtttGGTGCCGTCTACACCGCCACCATCACAGAAATAAG GGACATTGGTGTGATGGTGAAACTTTATCCCAACATGAGTCCTGTTCTGCTGCACAACTCCCAGCTGGACCACAAGCGG ATCCAGCATCCAACTGCTTTGGGTTTAGAGGTGGGACAGGAGATACAG GTGAAGTACTTCGGACGGGATCCAACAGACGGAAGAATGAGGCTCTCACGGAAGGTGCTTCTGTCTCCCGCTGCAACCCTTGTCAAAACACTCAGCGATAAACTGAGCATCTCTATGGGCTCAGACCACAACCGCAAGACCGGCACTGAGTCGTGA
- the trmt2b gene encoding tRNA (uracil(54)-C(5))-methyltransferase homolog-B isoform X1, with product MTLVATRCRSVTSVKQNILFPLRRPCLLFSAPSSSVSADRAPSKNRWRRKSPRKPPWDDGGVSWEERLADQVTPLWRLSYEQQLQVKLQHQDRIMSQLSLRLSEDFLSPSSSSSSSSSPNAGKPSFPVLPVLPSPVRDGYRNKSTFSVNKGVDGNPKTVGFYIGTGREGSIVCVNADHLLNMPEKHKLVARCYQDFIRRSPLDPCLLFHTGGHWREVTVRTNARGHTMVMVYFHPQTLSPDEVAVHKAELVEYFTQGPGSVCEVDSLFFQESCMTRCTHEESPYQLLHGQPYIYEEVLGFKFRISADAFFQVNQAAAEVLYGTVRDLCLPNTERGEGRAQSGGTLLDVCCGTGAIGIALSPRVDRIIGIELIEQAVRDAVHNAALNDVSNCEFIPGKAEAVLPGLMSRLSSAGGGLTAVVNPSRAGLHHKVVRALRNQAAIRRLVYVSCKPDGEAMRNFRELCCAPDPQKKLTGDAFSPTLAVPVDMFPHTSHCELVLLFESSPSAFIRAEVAGALQWPRIEAPVSHLR from the exons ATGACTCTGGTGGCGACACGCTGCAGGTCGGTCACATCTGTCAAACAGAACATCCTGTTTCCCCTGAGGAGACCCTGCCTGCTGTTTTCAGCTCCCAGCTCCAGTGTTTCAGCCGACAGAGCCCCGTCCAAGAACCGCTGGAGGAGGAAAAGTCCGAGGAAGCCTCCCTGGGATGATGGGGGTGTTTCCTGGGAGGAGAGGCTGGCTGACCAGGTCACCCCTCTGTGGAGGCTGAGCTACGAGCAGCAACTCCAAGTCAAGCTACAGCATCAGGACAGGATCATGTCTCAGCTTTCACTGCGTCTTTCAGAGGACTTCCtgtcaccatcatcatcatcatcatcatcatcatcacccaATGCAGGTAAACCCAGCTTCCCTGTCCTGCCTGTTCTCCCATCCCCTGTCAGAGATGGCTACCgcaataaatccacattttcagTCAACAAAGGAGTGGATGGCAACCCAAAGACAGTTGGGTTTTATATTGGGACTGGCAGGGAGGGAAGCATTGTGTGCGTCAACGCAGACCACCTGCTTAACATGCCAGAGAAGCACAAGCTGGTGGCCAGATGCTACCAGGACTTCATCCGCCGCTCCCCACTGGACCCCTGTCTGCTTTTCCACACCGGGGGCCACTGGAGAGAGGTCACGGTGAGGACCAACGCCCGGGGCCACACCATGGTGATGGTGTACTTTCACCCGCAGACACTAAGCCCCGATGAGGTGGCTGTCCATAAGGCCGAGCTGGTGGAGTATTTCACACAGGGGCCCGGCTCTGTGTGCGAAGTGGACTCGTTGTTCTTCCAGGAAAGCTGCATGACTCGCTGCACGCACGAGGAATCCCCCTACCAGCTCCTGCACGGCCAGCCTTACATATATGAGGAG GTGCTCGGCTTCAAGTTCCGCATCTCCGCCGATGCATTTTTCCAGGTGAACCAGGCGGCGGCCGAGGTGCTGTACGGCACAGTGAGGGACCTCTGCCTGCCGAACACTGAGCGAGGAGAAGGGCGGGCGCAAAGTGGAGGCACTCTTCTGGACGTGTGCTGCGGCACGGGCGCCATCGGCATCGCTTTGTCCCCCAGAGTGGACCGGATTATCGGCATTGAGCTCATAGAGCAGGCAGTGAGGGATGCCGTCCACAACGCGGCTCTCAACGACGTGTCGAACTGCGAGTTTATCCCCGGTAAGGCGGAGGCGGTGCTTCCTGGGCTAATGTCTCGGTTGAGTTCCGCAGGTGGAGGCCTCACGGCTGTGGTCAACCCGTCTCGAGCCGGCCTCCACCACAAAGTGGTCAGAGCGCTGCGGAACCAGGCCGCCATCCGCAGGCTGGTCTACGTTTCCTGTAAACCCGACGGGGAGGCTATGAGGAACTTCAGGGAGCTCTGTTGTGCTCCCGACCCACAGAAAAAGCTCACAGGAGACGCCTTTTCTCCCACTCTGGCTGTGCCTGTGGACATGTTCCCACATACTTCTCACTGTGAGCTGGTGCTTCTTTTTGAGAG CAGTCCGTCTGCTTTTATACGAGCTGAGGTAGCAGGAGCTCTGCAGTGGCCGAGGATCGAGGCGCCGGTGTCACATCTTCGATAA